In the genome of Nitrospira sp., the window GACGACCGGCAAGAGCTTTCTGGCAACCTGCAGCGCTGTGACCCACGGAATGCTCATGCCGACCTGCCTGAATTGTGACTCATACACCTACTAACTCATTCATGACATAAGAAGGATGTGCAAATCCACCTGGCCTGAGATTCGCGAAGGGCGATGGTGAAGGCTGGAGTCATGCCGCTGGTCGAGGAGGTGTGAGCATACACGCCGGGACGGCAAAAAGGTCCCCCCAGCATCGGCAGTTCTTGCCGGGTTGCCAAGTTCCCTTCCAGGAAGCCTCTTCCAACTGACTGATTTCTCGTCGTTCCTAGAGCGCGGTTCTCTGGCTCGAATGTTGAAAAGATCCAGTCCCGGTGTAATCGCATGTGTGACTGTCTTGTGGAGGAGCAGGCGTCATGATGTCTATTTGGGAATTTTTCGGCCGGGACATAACCCTCTTCGGTGAGCTGCACAGCCCGATGTTGAGTTGGCTTGGCTCCGCAGGGCTGCTGCTCTTGTTTGCGTGGCATGCCGGAAGGCTGACGTCTGCCATTGCCAGTGTGCAAGGCTGTTACACGCGAGTGTGGCCGACACTCGCCAATCTGGCGGTCAGTCGAAAAAGTCTCCAGTCTGAATGGCTGGTGGTTCCCAATCTCAGCGATATGAAGAAAGCTGCGAATCAGGACGGTGCTCAACCTGAACGGGTCGATCTGGACGATCTCCACACGCTGGATAAGGCAATGCGCCGGGAGCCGCGTCTTGAGCAGGCCTGGTTACACTTTCGGAAGACATTTGTGGTCGAGCGAACCGCCTGGTTCATCGAACCTAAGGTGTTCGCCACCAGAACGGCGGCGGAGTTCTTCCCGCGCGACCTGTTGAATAGCCGCTTGAATCTGGCCTTTTACCATCAGTTTCCGTCGTTGATTACCGGCGTCGGGTTGTTGTTCACATTCCTGGCGATTCTTATCGGCCTGAGCAAGCTGCATGCAGATGGCTCTCATATCGTCGGTATTCAGGGCCTGATCAATGGATTGGCCGGAAAGTTCCTGACGTCCATCGTGGGCCTGCTCTGTGCCAACGTGTTTGTGTTGCTTGAGAAGTCAGCCTTGCATCGGCTGGCAACAACGCAGCAGCAGTTTGTGACGATGGTGGACGAACTCTTTCCCCGCAAAACCATGGAGCAGATGCTGGAGAATTTCACGCCGGGGACTGGTTCCTCGCCGGCTTCTGCTGCGAAGGGCGGGATGTCCGGCGATCTCGGCGATCGGTTAGTCGGGACCCTGACGGAGCGTCTGAATCCGACCGTCACTGCGCTGAGGGAGGCCGTGGAAGCACTGGGTCGACGGGATCACGGTGGTCGGCCCGCCGCTCCAGACCGGCTGGCAGAGGAACTGTCACGGGTCATGCAGCAGACGATGGCCGTGCCGATCCAAGAGTTGAATCAGGCGATTCAGACGCTTGCTCGATCGGTTGAAGAGCTGAAACAGGAGCGGCAACCGATCTCTCACGAGCATGAGTTTGAGACGACCCTGTTCGAGGGCGAGTTCTCGCAACCGGTGGAGGAAGAGGGCACTCCCGATGACAGTATGCTCGGGTTGCGCTGGTTTGCGAACTGGCGGCAAGGCGCCTCTGTGAAGGAGGCGGCCTAAGATGCGTTCCCACTCATCCCCGGATTCCTCGGAACAGTCGTCGGTGTTGACCATCGGGGTTACGGACTTGATGACCTCGTTGGCCGTGATTTTTATTCTCTTGTTCAGCGCGTATGTCACCAAGGTTTCGGAAACCGAGGCGCAGACGAAAGTGTCGGTGCCTGATTCCGTGCCGGAGGTGCGGGTGGCGAAGACGATGACGGAAGATATCCGAGGAGCCTTGCGGGATCACTTTCAGCGGTTTGATCTGTCACTGGATGCGGATCCGACCGACCCCAATGTGGTGCGCATCGTCGTGCCGGACGCGTTGTTGAATTTTGAGTTTGGCAAGGGGACCCTCTCCGCGGTCGCCGATCAGTTTCTCGTGGATGCAATGCCGACCTACGCCGCGCTCTTGTGCGGGGCCATGCGGGATCGCATTGACTCGCTGGTGATCGAAGGGCATACCGACGATCGTGGGTCGGATATCTACAATTTGAAGCTGAGCCAAGAACGTTCGCTCAATGTCATGGTCAAGGGGCTGGAGGTAATCAAGGATTCGGCGCCCTGGGCCTATCGGTGTTTCCATGAGAAGACGTCCGCCAGTGGCCGGGGCCGGCAGGATTTGGTGCTGGACCAGTCCCGTGGACTGGATCGGGAGAAGAGTCGACGGGTCGTGTTTAAGATTCGCCTGCGATCGACGGATCAACTGGTAGAAGCGGGGTACAGTACACGATCCCTCGACTCCCCGACGGTCAGTTCCCGCCTGTTCTAGTGAGCGGGGGACCGTTGAGCGTCCCTCGCGCAGCGAAATCCCACATCGTTTCGCCTGGCGTCGGGTGCGTAGCCTGCGCGATTCGCCGATCGTATCGCCGTGGAGTCATTGTTCCAGGCGCCTCCCCGCAAGCTCCGGAGCGGGCCGGCCGAAGGGCCGCTCGGATTATCACGCGGGGTGAACCGGTAATACGAGGCATCGTACCAGTCAGCGACCCATTCCCAGAGATTGCCCGCCAGGTCGTAGATGCCGTCGGGAGTCTTGCCGAGCGCCAACTGTCCGACGGTACTCAGGGTGTCATACCCTCGCCACTTGGTTTGCCCTGCGTTCGTATGCCCTTTGGTCGGGTGCGCGTTGCCCCAAGGGTAGATCCGCCCTTCGGATCCTCGTGCCGCGAACTCCCATTCCGCTTCCGTCGGTAACCGCTTTCCCACCCACCGGCAGTAGTCGCGTGCATCGTACCAGTTCACGCCAATGACCGGTTTGTGCGCATGGGCGCCGAGGTCGGCCTCGTGCCACTTGAAGGGTGGGTCGGGCTTTTGTGCATGGAGAAACTCGGCGTAGCGCGAGACGGTCACTTCGTAGGCATCCAGGTAAAAGGGGTTGAGCGTGACGCGGTGGACCGGCTGCTCATCATCCTGGCCGCGATCGTCTCCCATAGCAAACTCGCTGCCGGGGATGAGGACCATTAGTGCATCACGAGCTGGGCTGGCTGAGGCGGTATGTGGTGCAGCGGAGCCGGGAAGTGTTGGTCTTGCGAGGAAGTCGTTGCTGTGGCTCACTCCGGCGGAGAGAACCAACAGCAGTACTGCCAGGATGTAGAGGGGCGGGGAGGTGATTCGCATTGCGTGATGACCAGCCAACGGAGCGTAGGTTCAAATCGGAGCGCTGTCGATGACATTGTATCCCGTTTGCGCGAGGAAGTGTGCGTGGAGGTCTGTGTTGACGGAGCGGAAGCGTCGACGACGAGGGAGGCCTGACCACCGTCACCACACGGAGGATGTTACTTCACCAGGTGGTCGTTGATGAGGGCGGCGAGTTCTGTCGGTTCAACCACGCCTTCACGGGTCAACAGGAGCTTGCCGTGCGCGAAGAAATGGGTTGTGGGATAGGTTTCGAAGGTGTGGGCTTTCTTGATTTCACGGCACCGGCCGGGGACGTGCATCTTGGCTTTGCCGATCTTGATGTCCGGGAACTTGGCGGCGATTTCTTCGAGAATGGGATCGTACTGCTTGCAGGGCTCGCACGTGGCCAGTCCATAGGCAACCACGGCTCCGGTGCTATCGGTAAACTCTTTGTAATTCTCGTCTCGGACGTCTTGCACTGTGCCGGTCATGCTCACTCCTCAGCGTGGAGCCAGGACCGAGCGGGAGGCCCAACGAGGGCCTCCCGCTCGGCGGTTCGGGGAAGTTAGCTCAGCTTCGCGAGGGCAGCGAGAATATCCTTGTCTTCCCGCGCCACCTTGATTTCCTGCACCTTCACATACGCGACCTTGCCGTTCTTGTCGACAATGACCGTCGCACGCTTGCCGCAGTTCAGCGGTTCGAAATACAGGCCATACTTCTTCACGACTTCTCGATTGAAGTCGGAGAGGAGGCGATGCTTCAAGTCGAGGGAATCCGCCCAGGCTTTGTGGGAGAAGAAGCTGTCGCAGCTAATGCCGAACAGTTCTGCGTGGGCGCTTTGGAACTTCGGGAAGTCATCGGTCAGGCACTTGTTTTCACCCTGACAGACCGGGCTCCAGTCGAGCGGGTAAAACGCGAGTACCACGTTGCTCTTCCCTCTGAAATCGCTCAACTTCACGTCCTTCTGATCCTGATCCTTTAATGTGAAATCCGGCGCGGTATCGCCGACTTTAATTTCTGCGGCCACATCACTCATTGAGATCCTCCTAGGTTAGATCCACGCACGTACGCAAAACTCTTTGGTGGTACCACGGCTGGAAAAACCTTGTCAACGGGGCCAGAAGGCCTACCGAAGAGGCGGACTTGGCCTAATAGTTAGATTTTCCAATGCGTTAGCTTATTCGTGCCGTCGTGCTAGCGAGGAGCCGTTGCGATCTGTCTGAACGCAACCGTACGGCCGGTCGGTGCGGCGGTACGATGTTTGATGACGTGAATGGTGCGGGCAATGGCAAAGAGGTCTAATGAACTGCCGACGGTGTGGTTGCGTCCGGTTCGCAAGACTTCGTCGGCAGCCGATTCCAGGAGCTTGATCGCGTCGGCTTCCGGGAGTCCGCGTGGCTGGATCATCTCCAGCTCATCCAGTCCGAACTTCGTGAGACCGAGTGTGTAAAACCACTCGGAACGCTGGTCATCGGCTTCCTTGTGCTGGACGGTGACATGGTCACCGGTGACAAAGA includes:
- a CDS encoding OmpA family protein, which gives rise to MRSHSSPDSSEQSSVLTIGVTDLMTSLAVIFILLFSAYVTKVSETEAQTKVSVPDSVPEVRVAKTMTEDIRGALRDHFQRFDLSLDADPTDPNVVRIVVPDALLNFEFGKGTLSAVADQFLVDAMPTYAALLCGAMRDRIDSLVIEGHTDDRGSDIYNLKLSQERSLNVMVKGLEVIKDSAPWAYRCFHEKTSASGRGRQDLVLDQSRGLDREKSRRVVFKIRLRSTDQLVEAGYSTRSLDSPTVSSRLF
- a CDS encoding SUMF1/EgtB/PvdO family nonheme iron enzyme translates to MGDDRGQDDEQPVHRVTLNPFYLDAYEVTVSRYAEFLHAQKPDPPFKWHEADLGAHAHKPVIGVNWYDARDYCRWVGKRLPTEAEWEFAARGSEGRIYPWGNAHPTKGHTNAGQTKWRGYDTLSTVGQLALGKTPDGIYDLAGNLWEWVADWYDASYYRFTPRDNPSGPSAGPLRSLRGGAWNNDSTAIRSANRAGYAPDARRNDVGFRCARDAQRSPAH
- a CDS encoding thioredoxin family protein, translated to MTGTVQDVRDENYKEFTDSTGAVVAYGLATCEPCKQYDPILEEIAAKFPDIKIGKAKMHVPGRCREIKKAHTFETYPTTHFFAHGKLLLTREGVVEPTELAALINDHLVK
- a CDS encoding redoxin domain-containing protein, translated to MAAEIKVGDTAPDFTLKDQDQKDVKLSDFRGKSNVVLAFYPLDWSPVCQGENKCLTDDFPKFQSAHAELFGISCDSFFSHKAWADSLDLKHRLLSDFNREVVKKYGLYFEPLNCGKRATVIVDKNGKVAYVKVQEIKVAREDKDILAALAKLS